A window of Enoplosus armatus isolate fEnoArm2 chromosome 3, fEnoArm2.hap1, whole genome shotgun sequence contains these coding sequences:
- the prdm2b gene encoding PR domain zinc finger protein 2: protein MAISGGTVETLDEIPAHVWRGLPDCLSLKPSAINQSRVGVWATRVIPKGKRFGPFVGEKKKRSQVTSNVYMWEVYFPSRGWMCVDATDPMKGNWLRYVNWARSSEEQNLFPLEINRAIYYKALRPIGPGEELLVWYTVEDNPEITAALEEERASSLSRKNSPRAKRARRKLLERSRQAGLGGFEKTSVTKPTVKEMWDGEDDLKEENERPSTLGPSQELQETHPVASTDHRDMEDMSAVIMDRGNGEEEEEGEEEEEEEDVDDLEEPSEIQQQTAQHSPAAESMQNKQPAPSLTCGQESHKDSQGKLESSSLAGQEPEGDPDLDLDPDPDGDLEGDPHGESYPCQHCERHFSTRQGLERHNHIHAITNQQTQLFKCRYCSKSFGSQVGRRRHERRHESGPKKRPGSLAGTASLLSPVVQTDGSSPDCTSPTSHYIAIGSQFTGGLLHNSEMQRKELGPHADRPFILDENGESKELHPCKYCNKAFGTHTNMRRHQRRIHERHLLPKGVRRKGMLLQEASVQQQPDESPSTSPPPVYVPSADTEDEADRDDYAVDISKNISENLSFYIDGKIVSTSSVSTCEVIEVDSRSAALFGLDTVIIGPNQISQALKVEGRTSGAKQISNISQPAAKRRTSTPPLVPSLKVETETASFTASSSSSSSSTSSSSNLLVGGMFQQAADSSAFQREKTVYLSPKLKQLLQTQDIQKSTIALITESHRLASPLSVTPLPGASGRFKRRTASPPSSPQLSPACKTESCKAEVVSSYTLKVPKLESRSASPPGSLLDKEDGDSLPGNNMHGQTSSNSGGNACNQQPLDLSNSVSRRSDSFNKVLGDSALDLSFHRKSNVEPELKGSPAPQPLIKKRKPNTSMLEKVLMNEYVGPTLPGEEGPSAIPNLSCFHSRSPNVASESAHPSPPPLTPVTMNPSSPGTSSVTSPTPPPPVLPTIPSPPTMPSSPLSQPSDCSALRPLPVLSPKMSPRSVEHKPLSDSEEILSDEENKDEEDNHILEPLDSPKTPLQVPLNFTMTSSPPEPTSVDLSTTDVSLTTTCNSLLNGKMNQNPDSLTEKSLAALSSQPESSSSSPSPLASNYPSPPLVSQSLPQIKIKEEPQHCVDDLSLMNHAPQDGDSSLQPSAPVKPSDKTSEAEEVDSTYCKTFVCNVCEEPFNSIKELSGHITEHAADWPFKCEFCVQLFGDAPALLAHRTTLHGVGRIFVCSVCSKEFAFLCNLQQHQKDLHPNEPCSHTTVESGKLRPQNYTDPSRAKEESSPSTPAPETTDEAAPHNDSDLSKEEPDVNGDHAEESAEDPNEELYTTIKIMASEGGKPKGPDVRLGINQHYPSYKPPPFPYHSRSHAGSVASATNFTTHNIPQTFSTAIRCTKCGNSFDNMPELHKHILACANASDKKRYTPKKNPIPLKQIVKSPNGVVSPSPAIAGQSAFRRMGQPKRLNFNQDTGKTKMSALSKKKNQLVQKAISQKNKAATIAKKATVKVEGELASNVCPHCSREFTYPASLNKHMAVSCPLKPVVKKGKKGLAEVKKEAVSVVDKNMNLRKKASDYEISQTESGPKPLGKTRTRSSGAAAPEPSQASKGKTAVMLGRLKRPASFPAPVSASKKTKKGQVQSLPPTPSAPDTPSDTAQQRPAMRMQRMGKEAAPKRLAEAKSPPLPQQLKKEERFSLRTRDRVGGPVTRSLQMANTAPSAEVKTEEPLIQEPKETQEVQMK from the exons ATGGCTATTAGTGGAGGGACAGTGGAAACTCTAGATGAAATTCCAGCTCATGTGTGGAGGGGTTTGCCTGACTGTTTGAGTCTTAAACCTTCCGCTATAAATCAAAGCCGTGTCG GTGTCTGGGCCACTCGGGTCATCCCTAAAGGCAAGCGGTTCGGCCCATTTgttggagagaagaaaaaaaggtccCAGGTCACGAGTAATGTTTACATGTGGGAG GTTTATTTCCCTTCGCGGGGCTGGATGTGTGTTGACGCCACAGACCCCATGAAGGGGAACTGGCTGCGATACGTGAACTGGGCACGCTCCAGTGAAGAGCAGAATCTTTTCCCCCTGGAGATCAACAGAGCCATTTACTACAAAGCTTTAAGG CCTATCGGGCCgggagaggagctgctggtgtGGTACACTGTGGAAGACAACCCTGAGATAACAGCTGCactggaggaagaaagagcCAGCAGTCTGAGCAGGAAAAATTCACCCAGGGCGAAGCGAG CCAGAAGAAAGCTGCTGGAGAGATCCAGACAGGCTGGTTTGGGTGGATTCGAGAAAACAAGTGTAACAAAACCTACTGTCAAGGAGATGTGGGATGGGGAAGACG aTCTGAAGGAGGAGAATGAGAGGCCATCAACCTTAGGGCCCTCACAGGAACTCCAGGAAACCCATCCCGTGGCAAGCACTGACCATAGAGATATGGAGGACATGTCAGCAGTGATTATGGACAGGGGAAatggggaagaggaagaagaaggggaagaggaagaagaggaggaggatgtggatgACTTGGAGGAACCAAGTGAAATACAGCAGCAAACTGCTCAGCATTCACCTGCAGCTGAGTCCATGCAAAATAAGCAGCCTGCCCCATCGCTGACCTGTGGTCAAGAAAGCCATAAGGATTCACAGGGAAAGCTGGAGTCTTCCTCGCTTGCAGGGCAAGAACCAGAGGGTGATCCTGATCTTGACCTTGATCCTGACCCTGATGGTGACCTTGAGGGTGATCCCCACGGAGAGTCATATCCCTGTCAGCACTGTGAGCGCCACTTCTCCACCAGACAGGGTCTGGAACGTCACAATCACATTCATGCCATCACTAACCAGCAAACACAACTGTTCAAGTGCCGGTACTGCAGTAAGTCCTTTGGCTCACAGGTGGGGCGCCGGCGTCATGAGAGAAGGCATGAGAGTGGGCCAAAGAAAAGGCCTGGCTCTCTGGCTGGGACTGCCAGTCTACTTAGTCCTGTGGTGCAGACTGACGGTTCAAGTCCCGACTGCACCAGCCCAACTAGTCACTATATAGCCATAGGGTCCCAGTTTACTGGAGGACTTCTGCACAACTCTGAGATGCAGAGAAAGGAGTTGGGGCCTCATGCCGACCGTCCCTTTATATTGGATGAAAATGGAGAGTCTAAGGAACTTCATCCCTGCAAGTACTGTAATAAAGCATTtggcacacacaccaacatgcgCCGACACCAACGCAGAATACACGAACGGCACTTGTTACCAAAGGGAGTTCGCAGGAAAGGCATGCTGCTGCAAGAGGCGTCAGTGCAGCAACAGCCCGATGAGTCCCCCAGCACCAGCCCTCCGCCCGTCTACGTGCCCAGTGCAGACACAGAAGATGAGGCAGACAGGGACGATTACGCAGTTGACATATCCAAAAACATCTCTGAGAATCTGAGCTTCTACATTGATGGCAAGATTGTGTCCACCAGTTCGGTGAGCACCTGTGAGGTGATAGAGGTGGACTCCAGATCTGCAGCTCTGTTTGGTCTGGACACAGTCATCATTGGCCCAAATCAGATCAGTCAGGCGCTGAAGGTGGAGGGTAGAACAAGTGGTGCAAAGCAAATCTCTAACATTAGCCAGCCAGCAGCAAAAAGAAGAACGTCTACACCCCCACTTGTTCCAAGCCTTAAAGTGGAGACTGAAACTGCGTCTTTCACggcctcttcatcatcttcatcatcctctaCGTCATCCTCATCTAACTTGCTAGTGGGAGGAATGTTCCAACAAGCTGCAGATTCATCAGCATTTCAACGAGAGAAAACGGTTTATCTCTCACCTAAGCTGAAACAGCTCCTTCAGACACAAGACATTCAGAAATCAACCATTGCCCTGATAACAGAAAGCCACAGGCTAGCCTCCCCGCTGTCAGTCACGCCGCTGCCGGGGGCTTCAGGCAGGTTTAAAAGAAGAACAGCCTCTCCCCCGTCATCTCCACAGCTCAGTCCTGCATGTAAAACAGAGAGCTGTAAAGCCGAGGTAGTGAGCTCATACACCCTTAAGGTGCCAAAGCTGGAAAGCCGCAGCGCGTCACCTCCTGGGAGCCTACTGGACAAGGAAGACGGAGACAGCCTTCCTGGAAATAATATGCACGGCCAAACTTCCTCTAATAGTGGTGGAAATGCCTGTAATCAGCAGCCCTTGGATCTGTCAAACTCTGTCAGTAGGAGGAGTGACAGCTTTAACAAGGTGCTTGGGGATTCAGCCCTTGATTTAAGCTTCCATCGCAAGAGCAATGTCGAGCCTGAATTAAAGGGAAGTCCAGCACCACAGCCTTTGATAAAAAAGAGAAAGCCTAACACCAGCATGCTTGAAAAGGTGCTGATGAATGAATATGTAGGTCCAACTTTGCCGGGAGAGGAGGGCCCCTCGGCCATACCGAACCTAAGTTGTTTTCATTCTCGCTCTCCAAACGTTGCATCAGAGTCTGCCCACCCCTCTCCGCCCCCTTTGACCCCTGTCACCATGAACCCCTCTTCCCCGGGTACCTCCAGTGTGACGTCCCCAACACCGCCTCCCCCTGTACTACCTACCATACCCTCTCCACCGACAATGCCTagctctcctctttctcagccTTCTGACTGCTCTGCACTGAGacctcttcctgtcctctcacCAAAAATGTCTCCAAGATCAGTTGAACACAAGCCCCTGTCAGACTCAGAGGAGATTTTGtcagatgaagaaaacaaagatgagGAAGATAACCATATCCTCGAGCCACTGGACTCCCCGAAAACTCCACTTCAAGTTCCCCTTAATTTTACAATGACATCAAGCCCTCCTGAGCCGACATCGGTAGATCTGTCCACTACAGATGTTTCTCTGACTACAACTTGCAACAGTCTGCTAAATGgcaaaatgaaccaaaaccCTGACTCACTAACGGAGAAATCTCTTGCTGCTCTCTCATCTCAGCCAGAatcctcatcttcctcaccaTCTCCTCTTGCATCAAATTATCCATCCCCACCATTAGTTTCACAATCCCTCCCTCAGATTAAGATAAAAGAAGAGCCTCAGCACTGCGTAGATGACCTGTCACTTATGAATCATGCACCTCAGGATGGAGACTCCTCACTTCAGCCTTCTGCTCCTGTTAAACCGTCTGATAAAACCTCTGAGGCGGAGGAAGTCGACTCGACATACTGCAAGACTTTTGTGTGTAATGTCTGTGAGGAGCCGTTCAACTCCATCAAAGAGCTCAGTGGACATATCACGGAGCATGCTGCGGATTGGCCCTTCAAGTGTGAATtctgtgtgcagctgtttgGTGACGCCCCAGCCCTGCTGGCTCACCGGACAACACTACACGGAGTGGGCCGCATCTTTGTGTGCTCTGTTTGTTCCAAGGAGTTTGCATTTCTCTGTAACCTCCAGCAGCACCAAAAGGATCTGCATCCAAATGAGCCATGTTCACATACCACCGTAGAGAGTGGCAAGCTAAGGCCACAAAACTACACAGATCCATCCAGAGCCAAAGAGGAAAGCAGTCCCTCAACACCAGCACCAGAGACGACTGATGAAGCTGCTCCACACAATGACTCTGATTTATCAAAAGAGGAGCCTGATGTCAACGGTGATCATGCAGAGGAGAGCGCAGAGGACCCCAATGAGGAGCTGTACACTACAATTAAGATCATGGCCTCAGAGGGAGGGAAGCCTAAAGGCCCAGATGTCCGCCTTGGCATTAATCAACACTATCCCAGTTATAAACCACCCCCTTTTCCTTATCATAGCCGTTCCCATGCTGGCTCTGTGGCCTCAGCTACAAACTTCACCACCCACAACATACCACAAACGTTCAGCACTGCAATTCGCTGCACCAAGTGTGGCAACAGCTTTGACAACATGCCCGAACTGCATAAGCACATCTTGGCCTGTGCCAATGCTAGTGATAAGAAGCGTTACACTCCCAAGAAAAATCCCATCCCCCTCAAGCAAATAGTGAAGAGTCCGAATGGAGTCGTGTCACCCTCACCAGCCATTGCAGGCCAGAGTGCTTTCCGTAGAATGGGTCAGCCAAAGAGACTTAACTTTAATCAAGATActggtaaaacaaaaatgagtgCCCTCAGTAAGAAGAAAAACCAGCTGGTTCAGAAGGCaatttcacagaaaaataaagctgCCACTATTGCAAAGAAGGCTACCGTTAAAGTTGAAGGAGAGCTGGCCTCTAACGTCTGCCCCCACTGCAGTCGGGAGTTTACTTATCCTGCAAGTCTCAATAAACATATGGCAGTCAGCTGTCCCTTGAAGCCTGTTGTTAAAAAGGGCAAAAAAGGTCTCGCAGAGGTGAAAAAAGAGGCAGTGTCTGTGgtagataaaaacatgaatctTAGGAAGAAAGCCTCAGACTATGAAATATCGCAAACGGAGTCGGGGCCTAAACCCCTGGGAAAGACCAGAACCCGTAGCTCTGGCGCAGCAGCCCCTGAACCCTCCCAGGCAAGCAAAGGAAAAACCGCTGTTATGCTGGGCCGACTAAAGAGGCCTGCCTCGTTCCCAGCACCAGTTTCTGCTAGCAAAAAAACTAAGAAGGGCCAAGTTCAGTCTCTACCTCCCACCCCGTCAGCCCCAGACACTCCCAGTGACACTGCACAACAACGGCCAGCCATGAGAATGCAGCGTATGGGCAAAGAGGCAGCACCCAAGAGATTAGCAGAGGCCAAATCACCACCACTACCACAACAGCTGAAGAAAGAGGAGCGGTTCTCCCTTCGAACAAGGGACAGAGTAGGTGGTCCAGTCACCAGGAGCTTACAAATGGCCAACACAGCTCCTTCTGCTGAGGTGAAAACTGAGGAACCACTAATTCAAGAGCCAAAAGAGACTCAG GAGGTGCAGATGAAGTGA